In Pseudomonadota bacterium, one genomic interval encodes:
- a CDS encoding GGDEF domain-containing protein → MGTPDGDRVSGDGSGDPRESVRDDSEAYRIRMAIAPEGMRAELVSAFAGDREMTDAERAFVRERMEGRGSVFYSDLFYAISHHYFAPDIAEALWNKVLLHKHLISERLGRNVRMTVATLDYFSNITRELRTPTLISEDYASEISNLSMRDGMTGLFNHSSCYELLELEFRSHRRHGRGLALIMSDIDDFKAVNDRHGHQEGDRVLIEVARKLSEEVRESDICCRFGGEEFIAILPFTSDPEEACGIAERIRAKAKEIAVGEQRITISAGVAVCGAGTPTPGSLIESTDKALYRAKQEGKDRIVLWGAP, encoded by the coding sequence ATGGGAACCCCTGACGGCGATCGGGTGTCGGGCGACGGATCCGGCGACCCGCGCGAGTCGGTGCGGGACGACAGCGAGGCCTACCGCATCCGGATGGCGATCGCCCCCGAGGGCATGCGCGCGGAGCTGGTCTCCGCGTTCGCCGGGGATCGCGAGATGACGGACGCCGAGCGCGCCTTCGTCCGGGAGAGGATGGAGGGCCGGGGGAGCGTCTTCTACTCGGATCTCTTCTACGCCATCTCGCACCACTACTTCGCGCCCGACATCGCCGAGGCGCTGTGGAACAAGGTCCTGCTGCACAAGCACTTGATCTCCGAGCGGCTCGGCCGGAACGTCCGGATGACGGTCGCCACCCTGGACTACTTCTCGAACATCACGCGGGAGCTCAGGACCCCCACGCTGATCTCCGAGGACTACGCCTCCGAGATCTCGAACCTCTCGATGCGCGACGGCATGACCGGCCTGTTCAACCACTCGAGCTGCTACGAGCTCCTCGAGCTGGAGTTCAGGAGCCACCGGCGGCACGGGCGCGGGTTGGCCCTCATCATGTCGGACATCGACGACTTCAAGGCGGTCAACGATCGGCACGGTCACCAGGAGGGGGACCGGGTGCTGATCGAGGTCGCCCGGAAGCTGAGCGAGGAGGTGCGGGAGTCGGACATCTGCTGCCGGTTCGGCGGCGAGGAGTTCATCGCGATCCTGCCGTTCACCAGCGACCCGGAGGAGGCGTGCGGGATCGCCGAGCGGATCCGGGCGAAGGCGAAGGAGATCGCCGTCGGCGAGCAGCGGATCACCATCAGCGCCGGGGTCGCCGTCTGCGGCGCCGGGACGCCGACCCCCGGATCGCTCATCGAGAGCACCGACAAGGCGCTCTACCGGGCGAAGCAGGAAGGCAAGGACAGGATCGTGCTGTGGGGCGCGCCGTAG